The Streptomyces sp. A2-16 sequence AAGCAGCGCTCCTTCTGGAAGGAGCTGCCCATCCTGATCGGCATCGCGCTCGTACTGGCGCTGCTGATCAAGACCTTCCTGGTGCAGGCCTTCTCGATCCCGTCCGACTCGATGCAGAACACCCTCCAGCAGGGTGACCGGGTGCTGGTCGACAAGCTCACCCCGTGGTTCGGCTCCGAGCCCGAGCGCGGCGAGGTCGTCGTCTTCCACGACCCCGACAACTGGCTGGCAGGAGAGCCCACGGCGGACCCGAACGCCCTGCAGACGTTCCTCTCCTGGATCGGCCTGATGCCCTCCGCCGAGGAGAAGGACCTCATCAAGCGCGTCATCGGCGTCGGCGGGGACACGGTCTCCTGCTCGGGCACCGGCCCGCTGAAGGTCAACGGCAAGGCGCTCGACGAGGCGTCGTACGTCTACGCGGGCAACACCCCGTGCAGCCAGGACGACCAGGGCGGTCAGTTCACGGTCAAGGTTCCCAAGGGCTACATCTGGGTCATGGGCGACCACCGGCAGAACTCCCGCGACTCCCGCTACAACCAGTCGGACAAGCACCACGGCATGGTCCCCGTCGACGACGTCGTCGGGCGCGCCATCGTCAAGGCCTGGCCGATCAACCGCTGGGGCACGCTGCCGAAGCCGGACACCTTCGACCAGGCCGGCATCAACGACAAGTCCTCGGCGTCCGCCGCGCTGACCGTCGCGCCGCAGGGCATCGCCCTCGTCGGTGTGGTGCCGGTGGCGCTGTGGCGGCGCAGGAAGGCCGCCGTCGAGCGCACCCGCTGAGCACT is a genomic window containing:
- the lepB gene encoding signal peptidase I, with the translated sequence MGDVAVGARSGHDGEEHRGRPVEAADPAADSAVTSGSDSGATEDGTTTEVRGGGSGDSTPGAKKQRSFWKELPILIGIALVLALLIKTFLVQAFSIPSDSMQNTLQQGDRVLVDKLTPWFGSEPERGEVVVFHDPDNWLAGEPTADPNALQTFLSWIGLMPSAEEKDLIKRVIGVGGDTVSCSGTGPLKVNGKALDEASYVYAGNTPCSQDDQGGQFTVKVPKGYIWVMGDHRQNSRDSRYNQSDKHHGMVPVDDVVGRAIVKAWPINRWGTLPKPDTFDQAGINDKSSASAALTVAPQGIALVGVVPVALWRRRKAAVERTR